From Phreatobacter oligotrophus, a single genomic window includes:
- a CDS encoding benzoate/H(+) symporter BenE family transporter, with translation MTPFEPLSPNRPTLSEIRRDIGPVQLLTGLVAFLFGATGALAIILAVGTGGGLKEAELASFVFGVFAINGALTVALVWLYRQPLCLFWTIPGTVLIGPALTHMSFAEVVGAFWVTSLLVLALGWTGLARRVMQLIPMPIVMAMVAGVFLKFAIDVVRSLHGDFAIAGAMVAAFFGLSVWPAAQRYIPPIIGALLAGAVVAGGLGRFAGAEIGGLALVQPVFTMPIFSWRAMIELVVPIAITIVFVQHGQGLAVLTQAGHKPPLTAVTIFAGIGGLLSAAVGAVGTALTGPTNGLITSTGPRERHYATAIVTAVIAIGFGLLAPTFTRLMLAAPKELILTLGGLAMLRVLLGAFTVAFKGPFAFGALVCFVVTVADMPVMNIGAAFWGLVAGLAASWLMERADFARAA, from the coding sequence GTGACGCCGTTCGAACCGCTCAGCCCAAACCGACCGACCCTTTCCGAAATCCGCCGCGACATCGGGCCGGTCCAGCTTCTCACCGGACTGGTCGCCTTCCTGTTCGGCGCGACCGGAGCGCTCGCGATCATCCTGGCGGTCGGCACGGGTGGTGGGTTGAAAGAAGCGGAACTCGCCTCCTTCGTCTTCGGCGTCTTCGCCATTAACGGCGCACTTACCGTGGCGCTGGTCTGGCTCTATCGTCAACCGCTCTGCCTGTTCTGGACAATCCCGGGTACGGTGCTGATCGGCCCGGCCCTCACCCACATGAGCTTTGCCGAAGTGGTCGGCGCCTTCTGGGTCACGAGCCTTCTCGTGCTCGCGCTCGGCTGGACTGGCCTCGCCCGCCGCGTGATGCAGCTCATACCCATGCCGATCGTGATGGCGATGGTGGCCGGCGTCTTCCTCAAGTTCGCCATAGACGTCGTCCGCTCGCTCCACGGCGACTTCGCCATCGCTGGTGCCATGGTCGCGGCGTTCTTCGGCCTGAGTGTCTGGCCGGCTGCCCAACGCTACATACCGCCGATCATCGGCGCTCTGCTCGCCGGCGCGGTGGTCGCGGGCGGCCTTGGGCGGTTCGCGGGCGCCGAGATCGGCGGCCTGGCGTTGGTGCAACCGGTGTTCACGATGCCGATATTCTCCTGGCGCGCGATGATCGAACTGGTCGTTCCGATCGCCATCACCATCGTCTTCGTCCAGCACGGGCAGGGCCTCGCGGTCCTCACGCAGGCTGGACACAAACCGCCCCTGACCGCCGTGACGATCTTCGCCGGGATCGGCGGCCTCCTGAGCGCCGCCGTCGGCGCGGTCGGCACCGCGCTCACCGGCCCGACTAACGGCCTCATCACCTCGACCGGACCGCGCGAGCGCCACTACGCGACCGCGATCGTCACGGCCGTGATCGCCATTGGCTTCGGGCTTTTGGCGCCGACCTTCACGCGCCTGATGCTCGCGGCGCCGAAAGAGCTGATCCTGACGCTCGGCGGCCTGGCGATGCTGCGCGTGTTGCTCGGCGCCTTCACCGTGGCCTTCAAGGGACCATTCGCCTTCGGCGCGCTCGTCTGTTTCGTCGTCACCGTCGCCGACATGCCCGTGATGAACATCGGGGCCGCCTTCTGGGGGCTCGTCGCGGGACTGGCGGCGTCCTGGCTGATGGAACGCGCGGACTTCGCCCGCGCGGCGTGA
- a CDS encoding 3-keto-5-aminohexanoate cleavage protein, translated as MRPVVIAVAITGSVPRKKDNSTVPILPPEQIESTHAAYEAGASLVHVHVRNDDETPSSDPARFAAVQEGVRKHCPGMIVQFSTGGRGRDPSARGLSLVHKPDMASLSTGSVNFPTIVYENHATLVVDLATKMRDNAIAPEIEIFDLSHIHGARRLIDAGLMSPTPHVQFVMGVQNAMPADERLLDILLAETRRVIPGATWTAAGIGREQARVMEWALARGADAVRTGLEDNIRVSKDRLADGNAELVSIAAALVARHGGRPATPAEARARLGLRAA; from the coding sequence ATGCGCCCCGTCGTCATCGCCGTCGCGATCACCGGCTCCGTGCCACGCAAGAAGGATAACTCGACCGTTCCGATCCTTCCGCCCGAACAGATCGAGTCGACCCATGCCGCCTACGAGGCGGGCGCGAGCCTCGTGCACGTCCATGTCCGCAACGACGACGAGACTCCGTCATCGGATCCGGCCCGGTTCGCGGCCGTTCAGGAGGGCGTCCGGAAACACTGCCCGGGCATGATCGTGCAGTTCTCGACCGGCGGGCGCGGGCGCGATCCCTCGGCGCGGGGTCTTTCTCTTGTCCACAAGCCCGACATGGCCTCGCTCTCCACCGGTTCGGTCAACTTCCCGACGATCGTCTATGAGAACCATGCGACGCTCGTCGTCGATCTCGCGACGAAGATGAGGGACAACGCCATCGCGCCGGAGATCGAGATTTTCGACCTCTCGCACATCCATGGCGCGCGCCGGCTGATCGACGCCGGACTGATGTCACCGACACCACACGTCCAGTTCGTCATGGGGGTCCAGAACGCCATGCCGGCGGACGAGCGGCTCCTCGACATCCTGCTCGCGGAGACGCGGCGCGTCATTCCCGGCGCGACCTGGACGGCCGCCGGCATCGGGCGCGAACAGGCCCGGGTGATGGAATGGGCGCTCGCTCGCGGTGCCGACGCGGTCCGGACCGGGCTCGAGGACAATATCCGGGTGAGCAAGGATCGCCTCGCCGACGGCAACGCCGAATTGGTGTCGATTGCGGCGGCGCTCGTGGCGCGCCATGGTGGACGCCCCGCGACGCCCGCCGAGGCGCGCGCCCGCCTCGGCCTACGCGCCGCGTGA
- the benD gene encoding benzoate diol dehydrogenase BenD, with protein MTAHIDIDALALAALKPAPGRFAGKSMVITGAAQGIGREVALTAAREGGRLLLVDRSPLVEDVAREIAKADGQAIAMTADLETWSGNQQAMEKSHRAHGAIDVLITNVGGAIWMRPFQHFDDRQIEKEISRSLFPTLWGCRAVLPYMLEQGRGAIVNVSSIATKGVNRVPYSAAKGAVNALTASLAMEVGTKNIRVNAVAPGGTTAPPRKVPRGTDPLTEQDRRWMQEVVDQTVQSSHMKRYGLLREMAAAILFLASDAASYVTGTVLPVGGGDQG; from the coding sequence GTGACCGCGCACATCGACATCGACGCCCTCGCCCTGGCGGCCCTGAAGCCCGCGCCCGGGCGCTTCGCCGGCAAGAGCATGGTGATCACTGGCGCGGCGCAGGGCATTGGCCGCGAGGTCGCGCTGACGGCTGCCCGCGAAGGCGGCCGCCTACTGTTGGTCGATCGTTCGCCCCTGGTCGAGGACGTCGCCCGCGAGATCGCCAAGGCGGACGGGCAGGCCATCGCCATGACCGCCGATCTGGAGACATGGAGCGGCAATCAGCAAGCGATGGAAAAATCCCATCGCGCCCATGGCGCCATCGACGTGCTGATCACCAACGTCGGCGGCGCCATCTGGATGCGGCCGTTCCAGCATTTCGACGATCGCCAGATCGAGAAGGAAATCTCGCGCTCGCTCTTTCCCACACTCTGGGGCTGCCGCGCCGTGCTCCCCTACATGCTCGAGCAGGGCCGGGGCGCGATCGTCAACGTCTCGTCCATCGCCACCAAGGGCGTCAACCGCGTGCCCTATTCGGCCGCCAAGGGCGCGGTCAACGCGCTCACCGCCTCGCTCGCCATGGAGGTCGGGACCAAGAACATCCGCGTGAACGCCGTCGCGCCGGGCGGGACGACCGCTCCGCCGCGCAAGGTGCCGCGTGGGACCGATCCGCTCACCGAGCAGGACAGGAGATGGATGCAGGAGGTGGTCGACCAAACCGTGCAATCGAGCCACATGAAGCGCTACGGGCTCCTGCGCGAGATGGCTGCCGCCATCCTCTTCCTTGCCTCCGACGCGGCCTCCTACGTCACCGGCACGGTCTTGCCCGTTGGCGGCGGCGACCAGGGCTAA
- the benC gene encoding benzoate 1,2-dioxygenase electron transfer component BenC, with amino-acid sequence MSHRIALNFEDGVTRFVEARIGELVADAAYREGVNIPMDCRDGACGTCKCRCEQGDYTLGSYIEDAMTEEEAAEGFVLTCQMKAQSDCVIRIPASSAACKVKVGAVPATMVAVEKLSPSTIGFSVRLADAGLSFLPGQYVNVSVPGTTQTRSYSFSSMPKEGVVEFLVRNIPGGLMSSYLAEKAAPGDALTVTGPIGSFYLRDVKRPALFLAGGTGLAPFLAMLEALAATRSEQPVHMIYGVTNDVDLVAVDQLTAFAAAIPGFTFTTVVADPASGHARKGYVTNHMPDGALHGGDVDVYLCGPPPMVDAVRGYLAEKGVKPASFHFEKFSPSETGT; translated from the coding sequence ATGAGCCACAGAATCGCGCTGAACTTCGAGGACGGCGTCACGCGCTTCGTCGAGGCGCGCATCGGCGAACTGGTGGCTGATGCCGCCTATCGCGAGGGCGTCAACATCCCGATGGACTGCCGGGACGGCGCCTGCGGCACCTGCAAGTGCCGCTGCGAACAGGGGGACTACACGCTCGGCTCCTATATCGAGGACGCCATGACCGAGGAGGAGGCCGCCGAGGGCTTCGTCCTCACCTGCCAGATGAAAGCGCAGTCGGACTGCGTGATCCGCATTCCCGCCTCGTCTGCCGCCTGCAAGGTCAAGGTCGGGGCGGTCCCCGCCACGATGGTCGCGGTCGAAAAGCTCTCGCCGAGCACGATCGGTTTTTCGGTGCGCCTCGCCGATGCCGGGCTGTCGTTCCTACCCGGCCAATATGTCAATGTCTCGGTGCCAGGCACGACGCAGACGCGCTCCTACTCGTTCTCGTCCATGCCGAAGGAAGGGGTGGTCGAGTTCCTTGTCCGCAACATCCCGGGCGGGTTGATGTCGTCGTACCTCGCCGAGAAGGCCGCGCCCGGCGACGCGCTCACGGTGACCGGCCCGATCGGCTCGTTCTACCTGCGCGACGTGAAGCGGCCGGCCTTGTTCCTCGCCGGCGGCACGGGGCTCGCGCCCTTCCTCGCCATGCTGGAGGCTTTGGCGGCAACGCGCTCTGAGCAGCCGGTGCACATGATCTACGGTGTCACCAACGACGTCGATCTCGTCGCGGTCGACCAGCTGACCGCCTTCGCGGCCGCCATTCCCGGCTTCACCTTCACGACGGTCGTCGCCGACCCCGCGAGCGGCCACGCGCGAAAGGGTTATGTCACTAACCATATGCCGGACGGGGCGTTGCACGGCGGCGACGTCGACGTCTATCTTTGCGGACCGCCGCCCATGGTCGACGCAGTCCGCGGCTATCTGGCGGAGAAGGGCGTCAAGCCCGCCAGTTTCCACTTCGAGAAATTCTCGCCTTCGGAGACCGGCACGTGA
- the benB gene encoding benzoate 1,2-dioxygenase small subunit, translated as MSLALQTKPKTVPVTMDQVQAFLYAEARALDDKDWDAWLACYAPGATFHMPAWDDDDELTENPQTEISLIYYGSKQGLEDRVFRIRTERSSATSLPEPRTSHNISNVEIVAESAGRLEVRFNWFTLSHRYKTTDSYFGTSFYTIDTSGERWLITAKKVVLKNDYIHHVVDIYHI; from the coding sequence ATGTCGCTCGCATTGCAGACCAAGCCGAAGACCGTTCCGGTCACGATGGATCAGGTCCAGGCCTTCCTCTACGCCGAGGCACGCGCCCTCGACGACAAGGATTGGGACGCCTGGCTCGCCTGCTACGCGCCCGGCGCCACGTTCCACATGCCTGCCTGGGACGACGACGACGAATTGACGGAGAACCCGCAAACCGAGATCTCGCTCATTTACTACGGCTCGAAGCAGGGCCTTGAGGACCGCGTCTTCCGCATCCGGACGGAGCGGTCTTCGGCAACGTCGCTGCCCGAGCCACGCACCTCCCACAACATCTCGAACGTCGAGATCGTTGCCGAGAGCGCGGGCCGGCTGGAGGTACGCTTCAACTGGTTCACGCTGAGCCATCGCTACAAGACGACCGACAGCTATTTCGGCACGTCGTTCTACACAATCGATACATCGGGTGAGCGCTGGCTGATCACGGCCAAGAAGGTCGTTCTGAAGAACGACTACATTCACCACGTTGTCGATATCTACCACATCTGA
- the benA gene encoding benzoate 1,2-dioxygenase large subunit → MSVDLIQRLQNSVQHDEKTGAYRCRRDIFTDPELFEVEMRHIWEGNWVYLAHESQIPNNNDYITGYIGRQPIVISRDRKGELNCFLNACSHRGAMICRHKRGNKSTYTCPFHGWTFNNAGKLLKAKDPDGAGYPESFNKNGSHDLQKVKFANYRGFLFGSLNPDVKSIEEHLGESRKIIDLIVDQSPEGLEILRGNSQYIYDGNWKLQAENGADGYHVSSVHWNYAATTQARKAANAKDDIRAMDAGGWAKKGGGFYSFEHGHLLLWTNWTNPQDRPNFDRRDELTASFGKARADWMIEKSRNLCLYPNVFLMDQFSSQIRMYRPISVDKTEVTIYCIAPKGESAEARAHRIRQYEDFFNASGMATPDDLEEFRSCQIGYGARHAVWNDLSRGATHWIQGADDDAKAIEMKPLLSGAKTEDEGLFVIQHAYWRDALIEGLKKDAEAGFRQAAE, encoded by the coding sequence ATGTCCGTCGACCTGATCCAACGCCTCCAGAACTCCGTCCAGCATGACGAGAAGACCGGCGCCTATCGCTGCCGCCGCGACATCTTCACCGACCCTGAATTGTTCGAGGTGGAGATGCGGCACATCTGGGAGGGCAATTGGGTCTATCTCGCCCACGAAAGCCAGATCCCCAACAACAACGACTACATCACCGGCTACATCGGCCGTCAGCCGATCGTCATCAGCCGCGACCGCAAGGGGGAGCTGAACTGCTTCCTGAACGCGTGCTCCCATCGCGGCGCGATGATCTGCCGGCACAAGCGCGGCAACAAATCGACCTACACCTGCCCGTTCCACGGCTGGACGTTCAACAACGCCGGCAAGCTCCTAAAGGCGAAGGATCCGGATGGCGCGGGCTATCCCGAGAGCTTCAACAAGAACGGCAGCCACGACCTGCAGAAGGTCAAATTCGCCAACTACCGCGGCTTCCTGTTCGGCTCGCTGAACCCCGACGTCAAGTCGATCGAGGAGCACCTCGGCGAGTCCCGCAAGATCATCGACCTGATCGTCGACCAGTCGCCCGAGGGGCTTGAGATCCTACGCGGCAATTCGCAGTACATCTACGACGGCAACTGGAAGCTCCAGGCCGAGAACGGCGCCGACGGCTATCACGTCTCGTCCGTTCACTGGAACTACGCCGCAACCACCCAGGCCCGCAAGGCGGCCAACGCCAAGGACGACATCCGCGCCATGGATGCCGGCGGCTGGGCGAAGAAGGGTGGCGGCTTCTATTCCTTCGAGCACGGCCACCTGCTGCTCTGGACCAACTGGACCAACCCGCAGGACCGTCCGAACTTTGACCGCCGCGACGAGTTGACCGCGTCCTTCGGCAAGGCCCGCGCGGACTGGATGATCGAGAAGAGCCGCAACCTCTGCCTCTACCCGAACGTCTTCCTGATGGATCAGTTCTCCTCGCAGATCCGGATGTATCGGCCGATTTCCGTCGATAAGACCGAAGTCACGATCTACTGTATCGCGCCGAAGGGCGAGAGCGCGGAAGCGCGCGCCCATCGCATCCGCCAGTACGAGGACTTCTTCAACGCGTCTGGCATGGCGACGCCGGACGACCTGGAGGAGTTCCGCTCCTGTCAGATCGGCTACGGGGCCCGCCACGCGGTGTGGAACGACCTATCGCGCGGCGCGACGCACTGGATCCAGGGTGCCGACGATGACGCGAAGGCCATCGAGATGAAGCCGCTGCTCTCTGGCGCGAAGACCGAGGATGAGGGGCTGTTCGTAATCCAGCACGCCTATTGGCGTGATGCGCTGATCGAAGGCTTGAAAAAGGACGCCGAAGCCGGCTTCCGGCAGGCCGCCGAGTAA
- a CDS encoding dioxygenase: MPANLMSKSKMKQLAEEASGIGEKGGDARVKEVTNRLLYRLMQVIDECDVSMEEFWAGVGFLAQTAKNNEFGLLVPGVALEHFLDLRLDEAEKKAGISGGTLRTIEGPLYVAGAPLSKGEARMDDGTDPGEPFVIEGQVRGEDGNIIPGAIVDIWHANSKGGYSFIDGEQAAYNLRRRIETDAKGRYLARSIVPNGYGCPPESCTRKAMTLLGRHAERPAHVHFFISAPGYRKLTTQFNFTGDKYLYTDFAFGTREELVVTLERVTDAAAIRNAGFNRPFAKAKFDVILIKERAGAPRTEVEREHVMAA, translated from the coding sequence ATGCCCGCCAATCTGATGTCCAAGTCGAAGATGAAGCAGCTCGCCGAGGAGGCTTCCGGCATCGGCGAAAAGGGCGGCGACGCCCGCGTCAAGGAAGTCACTAACCGTCTGCTCTATCGCCTGATGCAGGTGATCGACGAGTGCGACGTGTCGATGGAGGAATTCTGGGCTGGCGTCGGTTTCCTCGCCCAGACCGCCAAGAACAACGAATTCGGCCTGCTCGTGCCGGGCGTGGCCCTGGAGCATTTCCTCGACCTTCGCCTCGACGAAGCCGAGAAGAAGGCCGGCATTTCCGGCGGCACGCTGCGCACCATCGAAGGCCCGCTCTACGTCGCCGGCGCGCCGCTCTCAAAGGGCGAGGCCCGTATGGATGACGGCACCGACCCGGGCGAACCCTTCGTCATCGAGGGCCAGGTCCGGGGCGAGGATGGCAACATCATCCCCGGTGCGATCGTCGACATCTGGCACGCGAACTCCAAGGGCGGGTATTCCTTCATCGACGGCGAGCAGGCCGCCTATAACCTGCGCCGCCGCATCGAGACCGACGCCAAGGGCCGCTATCTCGCGCGTTCCATCGTGCCGAACGGCTATGGCTGCCCGCCCGAGAGCTGCACCCGCAAGGCAATGACGCTTCTCGGCCGCCACGCAGAGCGCCCGGCCCACGTGCACTTCTTCATCTCCGCACCCGGCTACCGAAAACTGACCACCCAGTTCAACTTCACCGGCGACAAGTACCTCTACACGGACTTCGCTTTCGGCACCCGCGAGGAACTGGTCGTCACGCTGGAACGCGTCACCGACGCGGCCGCGATCCGCAACGCCGGCTTCAACCGGCCCTTCGCAAAGGCCAAGTTCGACGTGATCCTGATCAAGGAGCGGGCCGGCGCGCCGCGCACCGAGGTCGAGCGCGAACACGTCATGGCCGCCTGA
- the catC gene encoding muconolactone Delta-isomerase, whose amino-acid sequence MLFQVQMDVRIPHDLPAEKADALKKAERERAQDLQRTGTWRHLWRHAGRYANTSIFEVGGAQELHDILSTLPLFPFMEISVTPLCRHPSSIHDDDR is encoded by the coding sequence ATGCTTTTCCAAGTCCAGATGGACGTGCGCATTCCCCACGATCTGCCGGCCGAGAAAGCCGACGCCTTGAAGAAGGCCGAACGCGAGCGCGCGCAGGACCTGCAGCGCACGGGAACATGGCGGCATCTGTGGCGCCACGCCGGCCGCTACGCCAACACCTCGATCTTCGAAGTGGGTGGCGCGCAGGAACTCCACGACATTCTTTCGACGCTGCCGCTGTTCCCCTTCATGGAGATCAGCGTCACGCCGCTCTGCCGCCACCCGTCCTCGATCCACGATGACGACCGCTGA
- a CDS encoding muconate/chloromuconate family cycloisomerase, with protein MPVPNTAIRIEQVETLLVDLPTIRPHQLAMTTMRGQTLMIVRLHMSDGVVGLGEGTTIGGLAYGAESPEGMKLAIDTYIAPVLARARPERIGETMALVGKAVQGNNFAKCAVEMALVDAMGKRTGLSVADFFGGRQHDRLPVAWTLASGETAKDIAEAEEMLANRRHNIFKLKIGKGDPKGNIAHVAAIKRVLGDRASVRVDINQAWSEATASACLPLLKDAGVDLIEQPVALKNIRGLARLARETSVAIMADEALNGPETAFEVARAEAADVFALKILQSGGLFAAAKVAAIAEAAGIGLYGGTMLEGGVSTAASAHLFSTFAKLEWGTELFGPLLLTEEILQTPLDYSEFSLAVPTGPGLGIVLDESQIARFRRDRRERSIHVLPTLKTGS; from the coding sequence ATGCCCGTGCCCAATACCGCGATCAGGATCGAACAGGTCGAGACCCTGCTGGTCGACCTTCCGACCATTCGCCCGCATCAGCTGGCAATGACGACGATGCGGGGCCAGACCCTGATGATCGTCCGGTTGCATATGTCGGACGGCGTCGTCGGTCTTGGCGAGGGCACGACGATCGGCGGGCTCGCCTATGGCGCGGAAAGCCCCGAGGGCATGAAGCTCGCCATCGACACCTACATCGCTCCGGTCCTGGCGCGGGCACGCCCTGAGCGCATTGGCGAGACTATGGCGCTGGTCGGCAAGGCGGTCCAGGGCAACAACTTCGCCAAATGCGCGGTCGAGATGGCGCTGGTCGACGCCATGGGTAAGCGCACCGGCCTGTCGGTCGCAGATTTCTTCGGCGGCCGCCAGCACGACCGGCTCCCCGTCGCCTGGACGCTTGCCAGCGGCGAAACGGCCAAGGACATCGCCGAGGCCGAGGAGATGCTGGCCAACCGTCGGCACAACATCTTCAAGCTGAAGATCGGCAAGGGCGATCCGAAGGGCAACATCGCCCATGTCGCGGCGATCAAGCGGGTCCTCGGCGACCGCGCTTCGGTGCGGGTCGACATCAATCAGGCCTGGAGCGAAGCGACCGCCTCGGCCTGTCTGCCGCTCCTCAAAGATGCGGGCGTTGACCTGATCGAGCAGCCGGTGGCGCTCAAGAACATAAGGGGCCTCGCCCGGCTCGCCCGCGAGACCTCTGTCGCGATCATGGCGGATGAGGCGCTGAACGGTCCCGAAACCGCTTTCGAGGTCGCACGCGCCGAAGCGGCTGACGTATTCGCGCTCAAGATCCTCCAGTCCGGCGGGCTATTCGCGGCAGCCAAGGTCGCGGCCATCGCCGAAGCCGCCGGGATCGGCCTTTACGGAGGCACGATGCTGGAGGGCGGCGTCAGCACGGCGGCGTCCGCGCATCTCTTCTCCACCTTCGCCAAGCTCGAGTGGGGCACGGAGCTGTTCGGCCCGCTGCTGTTGACCGAGGAAATTCTCCAGACGCCGCTCGACTACAGCGAATTCAGCCTCGCCGTTCCGACCGGTCCGGGGCTCGGGATCGTGCTCGACGAGAGCCAGATCGCGCGGTTCCGCCGCGATCGCCGGGAACGAAGCATTCACGTGCTGCCAACGCTCAAGACGGGATCCTGA
- a CDS encoding LysR family transcriptional regulator yields MELRHLRYFTMVAAEGSFSRAAEKLHIAQPPLSRQIQQLEDELGVRLLDRGRPITLTEPGRYLFEQARQILQRVDDMRAMTKRIAKGLVLQFNIGFVASTLYDDLPELIRRFRIAVPGVEVHLLEMTTIEQVAALKDGRIDVGFGRLRFDDEMVVRKVIREEKLCIATPKGHPLASRETAPRLRDTAHEPLIIYPKAPRPSYADQVIGFYREAGVEPNIATEARELQTALGFVASGGGICVVPASVRRLGRDDVSYVDLNEPKMVTPIIMSYRKNDGSRLLQQLITLVREFDKWEAAPTASEKAV; encoded by the coding sequence ATGGAACTGCGCCATCTGCGCTATTTCACCATGGTCGCGGCGGAAGGATCCTTCAGCCGCGCTGCGGAAAAACTGCATATCGCCCAGCCACCGCTCAGCCGACAGATCCAGCAGCTCGAAGATGAACTCGGCGTGAGGCTCCTCGATCGAGGCCGCCCCATCACGCTCACCGAGCCGGGTCGATACCTTTTCGAGCAGGCCCGCCAGATCCTCCAGCGCGTCGACGACATGCGCGCGATGACCAAGCGCATCGCCAAGGGGCTGGTGCTTCAGTTCAACATCGGCTTCGTCGCTTCGACGCTTTATGACGACCTGCCCGAACTGATCCGGCGCTTCCGCATCGCGGTTCCGGGCGTCGAGGTCCATCTCCTGGAAATGACCACGATCGAACAGGTGGCCGCCCTTAAGGACGGCCGCATCGATGTCGGGTTCGGGCGGCTGCGGTTCGACGACGAAATGGTTGTGCGCAAGGTGATCCGCGAAGAGAAGCTGTGCATCGCGACACCGAAGGGGCATCCGCTCGCCAGCCGCGAGACCGCGCCGCGCCTGCGCGACACGGCACACGAACCGCTGATCATTTACCCGAAGGCCCCTCGCCCGAGCTACGCCGATCAGGTCATCGGCTTCTATCGGGAGGCCGGTGTCGAGCCGAATATCGCGACGGAAGCCCGTGAGTTGCAGACCGCGCTCGGCTTCGTGGCATCGGGCGGCGGCATCTGCGTGGTGCCAGCTTCGGTACGACGGCTCGGCCGCGACGATGTCTCCTACGTCGACTTGAACGAGCCGAAAATGGTGACGCCGATCATCATGAGCTACCGCAAGAACGATGGTTCACGGCTGCTCCAGCAATTGATCACGCTGGTGCGGGAATTCGACAAATGGGAAGCCGCCCCCACCGCGAGCGAGAAGGCCGTCTGA
- a CDS encoding Bug family tripartite tricarboxylate transporter substrate binding protein, with translation MTELSRREALAAVAGLTALGFGTAPANAQLGPGRTLTLMVPYPAGGLSDAIARNLQPAFQRVLGQTVLVENLGGASGGLAAQKLLQTRADGRMIFQGSPNELILSPLVNPDIKFRPDQFRHVTQITRNPLILLVRPDHPASNIDELVAHAKAQGRPTPYGSVGVGSLYHVLSEEMAKQTGIRVTHVAYRGAAPVLQDLASGQIDFAILPFATSYKPLQDQKKLKMLGWVSKSRVDFLPDLVAFGESKVLPNFDHSIWAGIFVRSETPEDIVQRLNEAVGEVMRTPEVRTAISNTGSIVVDATSLAEARRFYEDQVRVLDAMTREISFRV, from the coding sequence ATGACCGAACTTTCCCGCCGCGAGGCGCTCGCCGCCGTCGCCGGCCTTACCGCACTCGGCTTCGGCACCGCGCCGGCAAACGCGCAGCTCGGGCCAGGCCGGACCCTGACCCTCATGGTTCCCTATCCAGCGGGCGGCCTGTCCGACGCCATCGCGCGCAACCTCCAGCCGGCGTTCCAGCGCGTGCTCGGTCAGACCGTGCTGGTCGAGAACCTCGGTGGCGCCAGCGGCGGCCTCGCCGCGCAGAAGCTGCTGCAGACGCGCGCCGATGGGCGGATGATCTTCCAGGGGTCGCCCAACGAGTTGATCCTGTCCCCGCTTGTCAACCCCGACATCAAGTTCCGCCCCGACCAGTTCCGCCACGTGACCCAGATCACGCGCAACCCGCTGATCCTACTTGTTCGGCCAGATCATCCGGCTAGCAATATCGACGAACTGGTCGCGCATGCGAAGGCCCAGGGTCGTCCCACGCCTTATGGGAGCGTCGGCGTCGGCTCGCTCTACCATGTTCTGTCGGAAGAAATGGCCAAGCAGACCGGCATCCGCGTCACCCATGTCGCCTACCGTGGCGCCGCGCCGGTGCTTCAGGATCTCGCCAGCGGCCAGATCGATTTCGCGATCCTGCCCTTCGCGACCTCCTACAAGCCGCTTCAGGACCAGAAGAAGCTGAAAATGCTCGGCTGGGTGTCGAAGTCGCGTGTCGACTTCCTTCCCGATCTCGTCGCCTTCGGTGAAAGCAAGGTGCTGCCGAATTTCGATCACTCAATCTGGGCCGGCATTTTCGTCCGCAGCGAGACGCCTGAGGACATCGTCCAGCGGCTGAACGAGGCGGTGGGCGAGGTGATGCGTACGCCGGAAGTTCGCACCGCGATCAGCAACACCGGCTCGATCGTGGTCGACGCCACCTCGCTCGCCGAGGCCCGGCGCTTCTACGAGGACCAGGTCCGTGTTCTCGACGCCATGACCCGCGAAATCAGCTTCCGGGTCTGA